The nucleotide window GCGCAAGGACGAGGGCCTGCGCCCGCAGCAACTGGAAGATACCGGCGACCCAATCAGCCGCCAACTGGTGCGGATTTACACGGCTTACGAGAACGCGTGCCAGCGCGCCGGGCTGGTCGATTTTGCCGAACTGCTGCTGCGCTCGCTGGAGATGCTGCGCGACGACTCTAGACTCCTCGCCCATTACCGGGAACGTTTCCGTCACCTGCTGGTGGACGAATTTCAGGATACCAACGCCATTCAATATGCCTGGCTGCGCCTGCTCGCCGGCGAGAAGATCCCGATCTTCGCGGTGGGCGACGACGATCAGTCGATCTACGGCTGGCGCGGCGCCCGGATCGAAAACATCCAGAGTTTCAGCCGCGATTTTCAGCATACGAAGACCTTCAGACTGGAGCAGAACTATCGCTCGACCGCGAAGATTCTGGCCGCCGCCAATGCGCTGATCGACCACAATCACGGCCGCATGGGCAAGCAGCTCTGGACCAGCGGCGACAAGGGCGACGCGATTCAGGTCTACGCGGCATATAACGAGCAGGACGAAGCCCGCTTCGTCGCAGACCGGCTCACGCAGTGGGCGGAGCAGGGCCAGCCGCGCCGCGAGTCCGCAATCCTCTATCGATCCAATGCGCAGTCGCGCGTGTTCGAAGAAGTCTTCATGGCGCGCGCAATTCCGTATCGCGTTTACGGCGGGTTGCGCTATTTCGAGCGCGCCGAGATCAAGGACGCGCTGGCGTATCTGCGGCTTTCCTCCAATCATAACGACGACGCCTCGTTCGAGCGCGTGGTGAACCTGCCGACCCGCGGCATCGGCGAACGGACAATTGCGGAGTTGCGCGGTCACGCGCGCGCACGAAACGTAACCCTGTGGCAAGCGGGGCAGTCGCTGGCTAGTGAGGGGGCTTTAAGCGCCCGCGCCGCAAACGCGTTGCTGGGGTTCGTGCGGCTGATAGAAAACTTGAGCGTCGCCATCGCGGGCCTGCCGCTGCACGAGCAGGTCGATCACGTGATCCAGCACAGCGGTGTCAAGAAACATCACGGCGCGGAGGGCGGCGAGAAAGGCCAGGCGCGCATGGAAAACCTCGATGAACTGGTAACCGCCGCGCGCGGTTTCAGGCTGGACCCGGATCAGCACGGCGACATGACGCCGCTGGACGCCTTCCTCGCGCACGCCGCGCTGGAGGCGGGCGAAGGTCAAGGCGAGGCTTATCAGGACTGCGTGCAGCTTATGACCCTGCACGCCGCGAAGGGGCTGGAGTTTCCGCTGGTGTTCATGGTCGGCATGGAAGAAGGCGTGTTCCCGAGCAAGATGTCCATCGACGAGCCGGGACGTCTCGAAGAAGAACGCCGGCTCTGCTATGTCGGCATTACCCGCGCGCGCCGGCAACTGGTGATTACGTATGCGGAATCGCGGCGTCAATACGGCGCTGAGAGCTACAATCCGCCGTCGCGCTTTGTCGGCGAGCTGCCGCCCGAACTGATGCTCGAAGTCAGGCCCAGGGTAATGATCAGCCAGCCGTTGCGGGCGCGCCGCACCGCCACGCCGCAGGCCGAGAGCGAGAACGGCATTCGCATCGGCAAGCGGGTCGCGCACGCGAAGTTCGGCGAAGGCGTGGTGCTGGGCAGCGAAGGCCAGGGCCGCCACGCGCGCGTACAGGTCAATTTCGAGCGCGCGGGATGCAAGTGGCTGGTGGTGGAATACGCGAATCTGCAGACGCTATAGACATCGGCCCGCTATCGGCCGCAGACCCGCCGCCCTTTAATCGCGTGGCAGGATCTCAAAACGCGACTATAATCAGGTATGATCCTTTAGCGACTAAGGGACATATTGTAGCGGCTACCGCCTGGCGGAAAGACCAGTGTCGCTGTTGAGGCATGAACTGCCCGGGGGCGCCGATCGATTATGAACAATGTAATACCACTGATACCTCGCAATGCCGGCCGCAACCGCGGCTCGCACAAACCCGCGAGCTTGCGCGTAACCTCCGAGGGTGCGCCTGACTGGAGCGGCGATCGTGTCGCCAGGCAGGGTCGGCATCCACCAAGCGTACTCATCGTTGACGATCAGTTCACTGGCCGCAAAATCCTGGAGGGGGTGATCCAGAGCATTGACCCCGCGCTGCTGGTGGATAGTTTCGCCGATCCCTACGAGGCGTTACGCCACGCCGGCCGACACCCGCCGGATCTGATCCTGACCGATTACAGAATGCCGGATTTAAACGGTGTTGAGTTCACCCGGCGCTTACGCACCATGCCCAGCTGCATAGACGTGCCGGTAGTGGTCGTTACGGTGGTTGATGATCCCGAAGTGAAGTACCAGGCGCTGGACGCGGGCGCCACCGATTTTCTCGTGCGCCCGATCGATCAATACGAATGCCGCGCCCGCTGCCGGAATCTGCTGACCTTGCGCCGGCAGCAGAAAATCATCACCCACCGAGCGCAGTGGCTGGAGGAACAGGTCTCGCTTGCAACCCGGCAGATTCGCAATCGCGAACGCGAAACGCTGTTACGGCTCGCCAAGGCCGGTGAATACAGGGATGAAGGCACCAGCCACCACGTGTTGCGCATGGCAAAAATCGCGCGGCTGATCGCCGAGCAGATGGGGCTGTCGGCGGCGGAATGCGACGAGATCGCGCTGTCGGCGCCCTTGCATGACATCGGCAAGATCGGCATCCCCGATCAGGTACTGCTGAAGCCGGGCGAGCTGACGCCGGCGGAGTGGGCGATCATGAAAATGCATACCTCGATTGGTCACCAGATACTAAGAGACAGCGCGTCGCGTTACATCCAGCAGGGCGCGGTAATCGCATTGAGCCATCACGAGCGCTACGATGGCGGCGGCTATCCCAACGGTCTGCGCGGCGACGCCATCCCATTGACCTCGCGCATCGTCTCGGTGGCCGATGTTTATGACGCGCTGACCACCAGACGATCCTACAAGGAAGCCTGGCGTCGCGAGGACGCGCTTCAGTATGTGACGGAACAGTCGGGTCACCACTTCGATCCGCAGTGCGTCGACGCCTTCATCGCTCAACTGGCCGAGATCGACAGAACGGCAGAGGGCGCGTGTCTACCCGAGACCTAGCCGTTATGGAATAGGCGGGGGTATCCGACATGCTGGCAAGGCTCAAGGCACGATTGTCCGGCCGCCCGGACAGCGAACACGAGCAGGCCATCCTGCGCGTGATCATCGTGTTTGTAGTATTTGTCTACTTCCTTTCCCCGCTATACGCCAACGGGATCGATAATCCCACAACGTTATTCGCCGCGCGCATCGCGGTGAGTCTGGTGCTGGGTTGCGCTGTAATCATCTTGCTGACGATTATTTGCTGGCCCGGCAGATCGGTTGCACGGCGCTTTATCGGGATGCTTCTCGATCTCGGCGCCACCTCATACGGTATGGCGTAAGCGGGGAAACCGGGTTTCCGCTCATCGGGCTTTATTTGTGGGTAACGATGGGCAACGGATTTCGTTACGGCACGGGTTTCCTGGCCGCGGCGACCATCCTCAGCATTATTGGATTCTCAGCGGTTTCAGTCCTTAGTGATTACTGGGCCGCGCACCGTACGCTGAGTACCAGCATGTTGATTGTCCTGACCGTGTTACTGATGTATATGGCAACACTGCAGCGCAAGCTCAACGATGCTATCGATACCGCGACCCTGGCCAGTCGCGCCAAGTCGCAGTTCGTGGCGAACATGAGTCACGAATTGCGCACGCCGCTCAACGGGGTCATCGGCATGAGCGATCTGCTGATCGACACGCCGCTGAACACCGAGCAGCGAGAAATCACGCACACCATCCACGCCTCCGCGCACACACTTCTGGGCCTGATCGAGAACATCCTCGACCTCTCCAGGATCGAGGCCGGCAAGCTCAATATCGAGATCGCGGATTTCGATCTGCACCGGCTGATGCGCGACACCGCGCTTCTGTTCGAGCCCCAGGCGCGCAAGAATGGGTCGGTGTTCGCGGTTTACGTCGCGCCGGAGACGCCGTTTATGCTGCGCGGCGACGCGGCGCACATTCATCAGGTGCTGGTGAATCTCATCGGCAACGCCATCAAGTTCACCACCACCGGCCGCATCGACGTCAAAGTGGCGCCAGTGACCGATGACGTCGCCGACACGCTGAAGCTGCGTTTCGAGGTAATCGACACCGGTATCGGCATTCCGCAAGCCGCGCAGATGCGGATATTCGATACGTTTACCCAGGCGGACACTTCCACCTCGCGTCGTTACGGCGGCTCCGGGCTGGGCACCGCCATCGCGCGGCAACTGGTGCAGCAGATGGGTGGGCAGATCGGCGTACAGAGCAGCGAAGGCGTGGGCACCAGGTTCTGGTTCGATCTGCCATTCGAGCGAAGGGTGGCGGTCCGCCAGGACGGTGTA belongs to Gammaproteobacteria bacterium and includes:
- the uvrD gene encoding DNA helicase II, whose amino-acid sequence is LVHRIAWLCLVEGVSPYSVLAVTFTNKAAAEMRGRVESLLGASTRGMWVGTFHGLSHRLLRSHWREARLPETFQILDSDDQYRLVKRVLKSLELDEARWPPRQTQWYINARKDEGLRPQQLEDTGDPISRQLVRIYTAYENACQRAGLVDFAELLLRSLEMLRDDSRLLAHYRERFRHLLVDEFQDTNAIQYAWLRLLAGEKIPIFAVGDDDQSIYGWRGARIENIQSFSRDFQHTKTFRLEQNYRSTAKILAAANALIDHNHGRMGKQLWTSGDKGDAIQVYAAYNEQDEARFVADRLTQWAEQGQPRRESAILYRSNAQSRVFEEVFMARAIPYRVYGGLRYFERAEIKDALAYLRLSSNHNDDASFERVVNLPTRGIGERTIAELRGHARARNVTLWQAGQSLASEGALSARAANALLGFVRLIENLSVAIAGLPLHEQVDHVIQHSGVKKHHGAEGGEKGQARMENLDELVTAARGFRLDPDQHGDMTPLDAFLAHAALEAGEGQGEAYQDCVQLMTLHAAKGLEFPLVFMVGMEEGVFPSKMSIDEPGRLEEERRLCYVGITRARRQLVITYAESRRQYGAESYNPPSRFVGELPPELMLEVRPRVMISQPLRARRTATPQAESENGIRIGKRVAHAKFGEGVVLGSEGQGRHARVQVNFERAGCKWLVVEYANLQTL
- a CDS encoding response regulator yields the protein MNNVIPLIPRNAGRNRGSHKPASLRVTSEGAPDWSGDRVARQGRHPPSVLIVDDQFTGRKILEGVIQSIDPALLVDSFADPYEALRHAGRHPPDLILTDYRMPDLNGVEFTRRLRTMPSCIDVPVVVVTVVDDPEVKYQALDAGATDFLVRPIDQYECRARCRNLLTLRRQQKIITHRAQWLEEQVSLATRQIRNRERETLLRLAKAGEYRDEGTSHHVLRMAKIARLIAEQMGLSAAECDEIALSAPLHDIGKIGIPDQVLLKPGELTPAEWAIMKMHTSIGHQILRDSASRYIQQGAVIALSHHERYDGGGYPNGLRGDAIPLTSRIVSVADVYDALTTRRSYKEAWRREDALQYVTEQSGHHFDPQCVDAFIAQLAEIDRTAEGACLPET